The following coding sequences lie in one Oncorhynchus kisutch isolate 150728-3 linkage group LG17, Okis_V2, whole genome shotgun sequence genomic window:
- the yrk gene encoding tyrosine-protein kinase Fgr isoform X1, protein MGCAHCKQKKAAAKAASAELSDPSPSNSPDGVVSTALAMPRYHPGPTHPTIPDFNKPFGSACFPNTNAQTGAGGVTGGGVTLFIALYDYDARTEDDLSFQKGEKFHIINNTEGDWWEARSLDTGKSGYVPSNYVAPVDSIQAEEWYFGKMGRKDAERQLLGLENPRGTFLIRESETTKGAYSLSIRDWDDGKGDHVKHYKIRKLDNGGYYITTRTQFDTVHQLVQHYTERAAGLCCRLIGSCRRGMPKLADLSVKTKDVWEIPRESLQLIKKLGNGQFGEVWMGMWNGTTKVAVKTLKPGTMSPEAFLEEAQIMKRLRHDKLVQLYAVVSEEPIYIITEFMSQGSLLDFLKDGEGGNLKLPQLVDMAAQIAAGMAYIERMNYIHRDLRAANILVGENLVCKIADFGLARLIEDNEYTARQGAKFPIKWTAPEAALYGRFTIKSDVWSFGILLTELVTKGRVPYPGMNNREVLEQVERGYRMPCAVGCPASLHELMVQCWRREADERHTFEYLQGFLEDYFTATEPQYQPGENL, encoded by the exons ATGGGCTGTGCCCACTGTAAACAGAAAAAGGCTGCAGCCAAGGCAGCTTCAGCCGAGCTGTCTGACCCATCTCCTAGCAACAGCCCTGATGGGGTTGTGTCTACAGCATTGGCCATGCCCCGTTATCACCCTGGCCCCACCCACCCGACAATACCTGACTTCAACAAGCCTTTTGGCTCCGCCTGTTTTCCTAATACCAACGCACAAACCGGCGCAGGGGGCGTCACAG gtggaggtgtaaCTCTCTTCATAGCATTGTATGACTATGATGCTCGTACTGAAGATGACCTGTCCTTCCAGAAGGGAGAGAAGTTCCACATTATCAACAACAC AGAGGGGGACTGGTGGGAGGCCCGGTCGTTGGACACTGGGAAGTCTGGTTATGTCCCTAGTAACTATGTAGCTCCTGTAGACTCTATACAGGCTGAgga gtggTATTTCGGTAAGATGGGGAGAAAGGATGCAGAGAGACAGCTCCTGGGACTGGAGAACCCCAGAGGAACATTCCTTatcagagagagtgagaccacCAAGG GTGCCTACTCTCTGTCTATCCGGGACTGGGATGATGGTAAAGGTGACCACGTCAAACATTATAAGATCAGGAAGCTGGACAATGGAGGATATTATATCACAACACGCACACAGTTCGACACCGTGCATCAACTGGTGCAGCACTACACAG AGCGAGCAGCAGGTTTGTGCTGTAGGTTGATTGGCAGCTGTAGGCGGGGCATGCCTAAGCTAGCCGACCTATCGGTGAAGACCAAGGATGTGTGGGAGATTCCCAGAGAATCTCTCCAGCTGATTAAGAAGCTGGGCAACGGGCAGTTTGGAGAAGTCTGGATGG gtatGTGGAACGGCACCACCAAGGTAGCAGTGAAGACATTGAAGCCAGGCACCATGTCTCCAGAGGCCTTCCTAGAAGAGGCTCAGATCATGAAGAGACTGAGACATGACAAGCTGGTGCAGCTGTACGCTGTGGTCTCTGAAGAACCCATCTACATCATCACAGAGTTCATGAGCCAAG GTAGtttactggacttcctgaaggacGGGGAAGGAGGGAATCTGAAGCTGCCTCAACTGGTGGATATGGCTGCTCAG atagcGGCAGGCATGGCATATATAGAGCGTATGAACTACATCCATCGTGATCTGCGAGCGGCTAACATTCTGGTCGGGGAAAATCTGGTGTGCAAGATTGCTGACTTTGGTCTGGCCAGACTCATAGAGGACAATGAGTACACAGCCAGACAAG GAGCCAAGTTCCCCATCAAGTGGACAGCTCCTGAAGCAGCTCTATATGGGCGCTTCACCATCAAGTCTGATGTGTGGAGCTTTGGTATCCTGCTCACTGAACTCGTCACAAAAGGACGTGTGCCTTACCCAG gtatGAATAACCGCGAGGTCCTGGAGCAGGTGGAGAGAGGCTACAGGATGCCCTGTGCGGTGGGTTGTCCTGCCTCCCTCCATGAGCTGATGGTGCAGTGTTGGCGGAGAGAGGCGGACGAGAGACACACCTTTGAATACCTGCAGGGCTTCCTGGAGGACTACTTTACTGCTACTGAACCCCAGTACCAGCCTGGAGAGAACCTGTga
- the yrk gene encoding tyrosine-protein kinase Fgr isoform X2, with protein sequence MGCAHCKQKKAAAKAASAELSDPSPSNSPDGVVSTALAMPRYHPGPTHPTIPDFNKPFGSACFPNTNAQTGAGGVTGGGVTLFIALYDYDARTEDDLSFQKGEKFHIINNTEGDWWEARSLDTGKSGYVPSNYVAPVDSIQAEEWYFGKMGRKDAERQLLGLENPRGTFLIRESETTKGAYSLSIRDWDDGKGDHVKHYKIRKLDNGGYYITTRTQFDTVHQLVQHYTGCNDGLCYFLTTPCPNATPLTLGLGRDAWEVARKTLALNRKLGQGCFGDVWMGMWNGTTKVAVKTLKPGTMSPEAFLEEAQIMKRLRHDKLVQLYAVVSEEPIYIITEFMSQGSLLDFLKDGEGGNLKLPQLVDMAAQIAAGMAYIERMNYIHRDLRAANILVGENLVCKIADFGLARLIEDNEYTARQGAKFPIKWTAPEAALYGRFTIKSDVWSFGILLTELVTKGRVPYPGMNNREVLEQVERGYRMPCAVGCPASLHELMVQCWRREADERHTFEYLQGFLEDYFTATEPQYQPGENL encoded by the exons ATGGGCTGTGCCCACTGTAAACAGAAAAAGGCTGCAGCCAAGGCAGCTTCAGCCGAGCTGTCTGACCCATCTCCTAGCAACAGCCCTGATGGGGTTGTGTCTACAGCATTGGCCATGCCCCGTTATCACCCTGGCCCCACCCACCCGACAATACCTGACTTCAACAAGCCTTTTGGCTCCGCCTGTTTTCCTAATACCAACGCACAAACCGGCGCAGGGGGCGTCACAG gtggaggtgtaaCTCTCTTCATAGCATTGTATGACTATGATGCTCGTACTGAAGATGACCTGTCCTTCCAGAAGGGAGAGAAGTTCCACATTATCAACAACAC AGAGGGGGACTGGTGGGAGGCCCGGTCGTTGGACACTGGGAAGTCTGGTTATGTCCCTAGTAACTATGTAGCTCCTGTAGACTCTATACAGGCTGAgga gtggTATTTCGGTAAGATGGGGAGAAAGGATGCAGAGAGACAGCTCCTGGGACTGGAGAACCCCAGAGGAACATTCCTTatcagagagagtgagaccacCAAGG GTGCCTACTCTCTGTCTATCCGGGACTGGGATGATGGTAAAGGTGACCACGTCAAACATTATAAGATCAGGAAGCTGGACAATGGAGGATATTATATCACAACACGCACACAGTTCGACACCGTGCATCAACTGGTGCAGCACTACACAG GCTGTAACGATGGGCTGTGTTACTTTCTGACCACACCCTGTCCCAATGCCACGCCCCTCACCCTGGGGCTGGGGCGGGACGCCTGGGAGGTTGCCAGGAAAACGCTGGCCCTAAACAGAAAGTTGGGCCAGGGCTGCTTCGGAGACGTCTGGATGG gtatGTGGAACGGCACCACCAAGGTAGCAGTGAAGACATTGAAGCCAGGCACCATGTCTCCAGAGGCCTTCCTAGAAGAGGCTCAGATCATGAAGAGACTGAGACATGACAAGCTGGTGCAGCTGTACGCTGTGGTCTCTGAAGAACCCATCTACATCATCACAGAGTTCATGAGCCAAG GTAGtttactggacttcctgaaggacGGGGAAGGAGGGAATCTGAAGCTGCCTCAACTGGTGGATATGGCTGCTCAG atagcGGCAGGCATGGCATATATAGAGCGTATGAACTACATCCATCGTGATCTGCGAGCGGCTAACATTCTGGTCGGGGAAAATCTGGTGTGCAAGATTGCTGACTTTGGTCTGGCCAGACTCATAGAGGACAATGAGTACACAGCCAGACAAG GAGCCAAGTTCCCCATCAAGTGGACAGCTCCTGAAGCAGCTCTATATGGGCGCTTCACCATCAAGTCTGATGTGTGGAGCTTTGGTATCCTGCTCACTGAACTCGTCACAAAAGGACGTGTGCCTTACCCAG gtatGAATAACCGCGAGGTCCTGGAGCAGGTGGAGAGAGGCTACAGGATGCCCTGTGCGGTGGGTTGTCCTGCCTCCCTCCATGAGCTGATGGTGCAGTGTTGGCGGAGAGAGGCGGACGAGAGACACACCTTTGAATACCTGCAGGGCTTCCTGGAGGACTACTTTACTGCTACTGAACCCCAGTACCAGCCTGGAGAGAACCTGTga